The following coding sequences lie in one Paracidovorax avenae genomic window:
- a CDS encoding sirohydrochlorin chelatase has protein sequence MVHDTSGAGGPRGVVLFAHGSRDPLWRAPIEAVEARMRQQSPGLEVRCAYLELAEPDLPAAVRELAARGVRRLTVVPMFLGTGKHAREDLPQLVQALRAEHPDMAITVQGAIGEDARMTALMAEIASVEPPAGH, from the coding sequence ATGGTGCACGACACATCCGGGGCCGGCGGCCCTCGCGGCGTGGTGCTGTTCGCCCACGGCTCGCGCGATCCGCTCTGGCGCGCCCCGATCGAGGCCGTGGAAGCCCGCATGCGGCAGCAGTCGCCCGGGCTGGAGGTGCGCTGCGCCTACCTGGAACTCGCAGAGCCCGACCTGCCCGCCGCAGTGCGCGAACTGGCGGCGCGGGGCGTGCGCCGGCTCACGGTGGTGCCGATGTTCCTGGGCACCGGCAAGCATGCGCGGGAAGATCTTCCGCAACTGGTGCAGGCGCTGCGCGCCGAGCACCCGGACATGGCCATCACCGTGCAGGGCGCCATCGGCGAGGATGCGCGCATGACGGCGCTGATGGCGGAGATCGCCTCGGTCGAGCCCCCCGCGGGGCATTGA
- the lptG gene encoding LPS export ABC transporter permease LptG: MKTIRGLIYREALAAVGFVTLGFLALFFFFDMVDELRYVGRVEGYQMSHALLYVALGIPSHLYELLPITVLIGTIFVMARFAQSSEFTIMRTSGLGPWRALRTLLVLGLGFVMLTFAVGDYLAPATDRLAQLVRARYLGQITTGATGAWLKERQGDRSVAVNVRALRHDGGMSNVRIFEFDGDGRLASTLQAASGEFGADAWELRDVRRSVFHRRGEAEAHVERLQEPSFRWPTHISADMVAASLLKPDRMATIDLFQYIRHLESNGQAAQKYEIEFWRKVFYPLSCLVMVVLSLPFAYLHFRSGGIAGYVFGGVMAGISFFLLNNVFGYAGNLQNWSPWLTAAAPGIIYSLLSLGAFGWLVLRR, from the coding sequence ATGAAGACGATCCGCGGACTCATCTACCGCGAAGCCCTGGCCGCCGTGGGCTTCGTCACCCTGGGCTTCCTGGCGCTGTTCTTCTTCTTCGACATGGTGGACGAGCTGCGCTACGTCGGCCGCGTCGAGGGCTACCAGATGTCGCACGCGCTGCTCTACGTGGCGCTCGGCATCCCGAGCCACCTGTACGAGCTGCTGCCGATCACCGTGCTGATCGGCACGATCTTCGTGATGGCGCGCTTCGCACAGAGCTCCGAATTCACCATCATGCGCACCAGCGGGCTGGGGCCGTGGCGCGCCCTGCGCACGCTGCTGGTGCTGGGCCTGGGCTTCGTGATGCTCACCTTCGCCGTGGGCGACTACCTCGCGCCCGCGACGGACCGGCTCGCGCAGCTCGTGCGGGCCCGCTACCTGGGCCAGATCACCACCGGCGCGACCGGGGCCTGGCTGAAGGAGCGCCAGGGTGACCGCTCCGTGGCGGTGAACGTGCGCGCGCTGCGGCACGACGGCGGCATGAGCAACGTGCGTATCTTCGAATTCGACGGCGACGGGCGCCTGGCCTCCACCCTGCAGGCGGCGTCGGGCGAGTTCGGCGCGGACGCCTGGGAACTGCGCGACGTCAGGCGCAGCGTCTTCCACCGCCGCGGCGAGGCCGAGGCGCACGTGGAGCGGCTGCAGGAGCCCAGCTTCCGCTGGCCCACGCACATCAGCGCCGACATGGTGGCGGCATCGCTGCTCAAGCCCGACCGCATGGCGACGATCGACCTGTTCCAGTACATCCGCCACCTGGAATCCAACGGCCAGGCGGCGCAGAAGTACGAGATCGAGTTCTGGCGCAAGGTCTTCTATCCCCTGAGCTGCCTGGTGATGGTGGTGTTGTCGCTGCCCTTCGCCTACCTGCACTTCCGCTCCGGTGGCATTGCCGGCTATGTGTTCGGCGGGGTGATGGCGGGGATCAGCTTCTTTTTGCTCAACAACGTGTTCGGCTATGCGGGCAACCTGCAGAACTGGTCGCCCTGGCTCACCGCGGCCGCGCCGGGCATCATCTATTCGCTGCTGTCGCTCGGGGCGTTCGGCTGGCTGGTGCTGAGGCGATGA
- the lptF gene encoding LPS export ABC transporter permease LptF: MLFDSSIRKELARSFGATLVVLVTVVMTMMLIRTLGQASRGSVNPSDVMLVMGFTVLGQLPTILTLSLFVAVVGALARMYRESEMVIWFASGRGMLHLLPPLLRFAWPVILAIATLALLIWPWANQQIQELKVQYEQRSDVDRIAPGEFQESANGARVFFIDRETPDNQQATNVFIASSEHGRETVTSARSARLETQGTQRMALLSDGQRLETTLDKPGLKVSEFTEYGTRIGGAASNSSDDAAVKTRSTAQLFASSDPVFRAELGWRFGLALAALNFVVLGLAVASANPRAARSTSLVFALFAFVVYYNLMTFGQNWVGAGRLSLGAFMVALHGGTLALAMLLLVARHNRWSPRLPSLRARRSA; the protein is encoded by the coding sequence ATGTTATTCGATTCATCCATTCGCAAGGAACTGGCCCGCAGCTTCGGAGCGACGCTGGTGGTGCTGGTCACCGTGGTCATGACCATGATGCTGATCCGCACGCTCGGCCAGGCGTCGCGCGGCAGCGTGAACCCCTCGGACGTGATGCTCGTGATGGGCTTCACCGTGCTCGGCCAGCTGCCCACCATCCTCACCCTCAGCCTGTTCGTGGCCGTGGTCGGTGCCCTGGCGCGCATGTACCGCGAAAGCGAGATGGTCATCTGGTTCGCGAGCGGACGCGGCATGCTGCACCTGCTGCCGCCGCTGCTGCGCTTCGCCTGGCCGGTGATCCTGGCGATCGCCACGCTGGCGCTGCTGATCTGGCCCTGGGCCAACCAGCAGATCCAGGAGCTCAAGGTGCAGTACGAACAGCGCAGCGACGTGGACCGCATCGCCCCGGGCGAGTTCCAGGAGTCGGCCAACGGCGCCCGCGTGTTCTTCATCGACCGCGAAACGCCTGACAACCAGCAGGCCACCAACGTGTTCATCGCCTCCAGCGAGCACGGCCGCGAGACCGTCACCTCGGCCCGCAGCGCGCGCCTGGAAACCCAGGGCACCCAGCGCATGGCCCTGCTGAGCGACGGGCAGCGCCTGGAAACCACGCTGGACAAGCCCGGGCTGAAGGTGAGCGAGTTCACCGAGTACGGCACGCGGATCGGCGGCGCCGCCAGCAATTCCAGCGACGACGCCGCGGTCAAGACCCGCAGCACGGCGCAGCTGTTCGCCTCCAGCGATCCGGTGTTCCGCGCCGAACTCGGGTGGCGCTTCGGCCTGGCGCTCGCCGCGCTCAACTTCGTGGTGCTGGGGCTGGCCGTGGCCAGCGCCAATCCGCGCGCAGCGCGCAGCACCAGCCTGGTGTTCGCGCTCTTCGCCTTCGTGGTCTATTACAACCTCATGACCTTCGGACAGAACTGGGTGGGTGCGGGCCGCCTGAGCCTGGGCGCCTTCATGGTCGCGCTGCACGGTGGCACGCTGGCGCTGGCGATGCTGCTGCTCGTGGCGCGCCACAACCGCTGGTCGCCGCGGCTGCCGTCCCTGCGCGCACGGAGGTCCGCATGA
- a CDS encoding leucyl aminopeptidase, which translates to MNFDLKTLSLASAAAEKCDLLAVLVPEGFKPGGDALSALVALAIRQGDFETKPGKSLALYQAPAVSARRVLLLGAGDGGARAVRQALAGAAAHWKAPQVKRAAVCLAALSDGGAAACTAVQAVAEASYVYTATKSQSEPRALSRVVIGVADAAAAKAGFARGRALALGIEYAREWANRPGNHATPTLLAGAAKALAKHGPIQVKVMGPAEVQKLGMGAFMAVARGSEEPLRFIELRYQGAGRSEAPVALIGKGITFDTGGISIKPAGEMDEMKFDMGGAASVLGVFRALAELRPAINVVGLIPACENMPDGRAVKPGDVVTSLSGQTIEVLNTDAEGRLVLCDAIAYAARFKPSAMVDIATLTGACVVALGGVRSGLFANDEALAARLQSAGEAALDPCWRMPLDDEYAEGLKSNFADMGNVAGRAAGAVTAAKFLQKFVDGKPWAHLDIAGTAWKSGGAKGATGRPVGLLVQFLLDSAQAPAPRARSGAAAAPASGAAAAPASGAGRARRAARAA; encoded by the coding sequence ATGAACTTCGATCTGAAGACCCTGTCCCTGGCCTCCGCCGCCGCCGAGAAATGCGACCTGCTCGCCGTGCTGGTACCCGAGGGCTTCAAGCCCGGCGGCGATGCGCTCTCCGCCCTGGTGGCGCTGGCGATCCGCCAGGGGGACTTCGAAACCAAGCCCGGCAAGAGCCTCGCGCTGTACCAGGCGCCTGCCGTCTCTGCGCGGCGCGTGCTGCTGCTCGGGGCCGGCGACGGCGGCGCGCGCGCGGTGCGCCAGGCGCTGGCCGGTGCGGCAGCGCACTGGAAGGCGCCCCAGGTCAAGCGCGCGGCCGTGTGCCTCGCGGCTCTGTCCGACGGCGGCGCGGCGGCCTGCACGGCCGTGCAGGCCGTGGCGGAGGCCAGCTATGTCTATACGGCCACCAAGTCCCAGTCCGAGCCGCGCGCGCTTTCGCGCGTGGTGATCGGCGTGGCCGATGCCGCTGCGGCCAAGGCCGGATTCGCCCGCGGGAGGGCGCTGGCGCTGGGCATCGAATACGCCCGCGAATGGGCCAACCGCCCAGGCAACCACGCCACGCCCACCCTGCTGGCCGGAGCCGCCAAGGCGCTCGCCAAGCACGGCCCCATCCAGGTCAAGGTGATGGGGCCCGCGGAAGTGCAGAAGCTCGGCATGGGCGCCTTCATGGCGGTGGCCAGGGGCTCCGAGGAGCCCCTGCGCTTCATCGAGCTGCGCTACCAGGGCGCGGGCCGCTCCGAGGCGCCCGTGGCGCTCATCGGCAAGGGCATCACCTTCGATACCGGCGGCATCTCGATCAAGCCCGCCGGCGAAATGGACGAGATGAAGTTCGACATGGGCGGCGCCGCCAGCGTGCTGGGCGTGTTCCGCGCGCTGGCCGAACTGCGGCCCGCCATCAACGTGGTCGGCCTCATCCCGGCCTGCGAGAACATGCCCGACGGCCGTGCCGTCAAGCCGGGCGACGTGGTCACCAGCCTGAGCGGCCAGACCATCGAGGTGCTCAACACCGACGCCGAAGGCCGGCTCGTGCTGTGCGACGCCATCGCCTACGCGGCCCGCTTCAAGCCCTCGGCCATGGTGGACATCGCCACGCTGACCGGCGCCTGCGTGGTGGCCCTCGGCGGGGTGCGCAGCGGCCTGTTCGCCAACGACGAGGCCCTGGCGGCCCGGCTGCAGTCCGCGGGCGAGGCGGCGCTGGATCCGTGCTGGCGCATGCCGCTGGACGACGAATACGCCGAAGGCCTGAAGAGCAACTTCGCCGACATGGGCAACGTGGCGGGGCGCGCGGCCGGGGCTGTCACGGCCGCCAAGTTCCTGCAGAAATTCGTGGACGGCAAGCCCTGGGCCCACCTGGACATCGCGGGCACCGCGTGGAAGAGCGGTGGCGCCAAGGGCGCCACCGGCCGTCCGGTGGGCCTGCTGGTGCAGTTCCTGCTCGATTCCGCGCAGGCCCCGGCGCCCCGTGCGCGCTCCGGCGCGGCTGCCGCGCCGGCCTCCGGCGCGGCTGCGGCGCCGGCCTCCGGCGCGGGCCGGGCACGCCGCGCGGCCCGCGCCGCCTGA